From the Acidovorax sp. NCPPB 3576 genome, the window GCTCGTCGCGCGCCACCCGGCTGTCCAGGGCCATGGCGCGCGTGGCGCTCATCACCTCCTCGAGCAGCGGGGTGATCTCCTGCAGGCTGTTGGCCTGGCCGATGCGCTCGGCGCAATCCTCCATCTTGTCGTGGTAGGTGCTGCTGGAGGCGGAGATCTGCACCAGCCGCTCGATGAAGGTGGCCAGCAGCTCCTTCATCTGTTCCTGCGCCTGCACGGTGCGCTCCTTGGCCTCCGTCTGCTTGAAGATCACGTCCTTCAGGCGGCGCTGCACGTCGTCCAGCCGGCGCAGGGTGAGCGGCGGCTTGGAGGCGGCCATCAGCGCCTCCACCTGGCCCTGCAGCCAGCGGTCGTCCTGGCTCAGCACGGCGATGTTCTCGAACAGCATGTGCAGCAATTCGAGCAGGCTGGAGCGGATGGCGGCCTGGTCCTCGGTGGCGAACGACAGCCGGTAGCTGAAGTTGTTCAGCATCAGGCCGAAGGTCGAGACCGGGGGCGAGGGCTGGCGCAGGAAGTTGGTCAGCTGCGCGGCCAGTTCGTGCACGCGGGCATCGTCCTCGCCCAGCGCGGGCAGGGTGTTGTCGATCAGGCGGGCCAGCTGCTCGGTCAGGTCTTCGGGCAGGTGCGTGGCGACGGAAGGCTCGGCCGCCGAGACGGCCGGCGCGGCGGCCACGTTGGCCAGCCCCAGATTGGCATAGCCCACCAGCACGCTCTGCAACTGGGCCCAGTCGCTGTGGTCGATGGCGGATTCGAACAGGCCCAGCAGGCGCTTTTGCGCCGGGGTCTGCCCGGGCAGAACGCGCAGGATGTGCCGCAGGGGACCGTCCGGAAAGGCGGGAGCGCTGGGGTTGCCGGCGATCTCGTCGTAGAGCGCCTGGTAGTTGTCGGGCGTGGGCGCCAGACGGCGCGTGGCCAGCTGCTTGAGGGTTTCTCGCGCGATTTCTGAAGGGGGGCGGTCGGCCATCTGGCGTGCACGGAAAGGCAAAGATGCGCGAGTGTGACAGACGGCGCACCGCTTGAACAGGCGCCCGCAGGGCGTCCGGGCCCGGCGAGCGCGGGCTGCTGCGGGATCAGTTCACCATGACCAGCTTGCCCATCACCCCGCGCGAGCCCATGTGGGCATAGGCCGCGGGCAGCTGTGCCATCGGCATGGTGCGGTCGATCACCGGCTTGATGGCGCCCTCGCCGTACCAGGCGGCCAGCTCCGCCATCATGGCGGCGTTGGCCTGCCGCTCGCGCTTGGAGAACTCGCCCCAGAAGACGCCCACGATCGAGGCGCCCTTGAGCAGCGCCAGATTCAGCGGCAGCGCCGGGATGGGGCCGGAGGCGAACCCCACCACCAGGTAGCGCCCGCGCCAGGCGATCGAGCGGAATGCGGGCTCGGTGAAATCGCCCCCCACCGGGTCGTAGATCACATCCGGCCCTTTGCCATCGGTCAGCGACTTGATCGCCTCGCGCAGGTTTTCCTCGGTGTAGTTGATGACGGCGTCGGCCCCCACGGACAGGCACAGCTTGCATTTTTCTTCGGTGGACGCCGCCGCGATCACGCGGGCGCCCATCTTCTTGGCGATCTGGATGGCCGCCGTGCCCACGCCGCCGGCCGCACCCAGCACCAGCACCGTCTCGCCGGCCTTGAGCTGCCCCCGGTCCACCAGCGCATGGTGTGAGGTGGCGTAGATCATGATGAACGCCGCCGCATCCACGTGCGAAAAGCCCTCGGGCAGCGGCATGCACAGCGCCGCGGGCGCCACCGCATGGGTGCCGAAGCCGCCGGTGCCGGTCAGGCAGGCCACGCTCTGTCCGGGGCGCAGGTGCGTGACGCCTTCGCCCACCGCCTCCACCACGCCCGCGTATTCCGACCCCGGCACGAAGGGCAGGGGGGGCTTCATCTGGTACTTGTTCTGCACGATCAGCAGATCGGGAAAGTTCAGGCTGGCGGCCTTGATCGCGATCAGCACCTCGCCCGCCTTGGGCGCGGGCGTGGGCAGTTCGGTCCAGGCCAGGGCATCGACGCCCGTCGGGTTGGTGCAAAGCCAAGCATGCATGGGAGGTCTCCTGTCGGTGTGGCCGCATGATAGGCGCGTGTGCCGGTGCCGCGAGTCCCTGGAGCGACGGCGGGCAGGGGCCGGTGCAGGCCAGGGATTTCCGCACGGCGTGTCGTTGTCGGACGCGGCCTACAATCGCGCGCACTCTGCCTTCTGCCACCCATGAAGATCCTCATTTCCAACGACGACGGTTACCAGGCGCCCGGCATCGTGGCCTTGCACGATGCGCTCAAGACCATCGCGGACGTCGAGGTGGTGGCGCCCGAGCACAACAACAGCGCCAAGTCCAACGCGCTCACGCTGCATTCGCCGCTGTACGTGCACCAGGCCGCCAACGGCTTCCGTTACGTGAACGGCACCCCGGCGGACTGCGTGCACATCGCGCTCACGGGCCTGCTGGGCTACCGGCCCGATCTGGTCGTCTCGGGCATCAACAACGGCGCCAACATGGGCGACGACACCATCTATTCCGGCACCGTGGGCGCTGCGATGGAGGGCTATCTCTTCGGCATTCCGGCCATCGCGTTCTCGCAGGTGGACAAGGGCTGGGGCGAGATCGAATCCGCCGCCCGCAAGGCGCGCGAGATCGTCGAGCAGATGCAGGCGCAGAACCTGGTCGGCGAGGCGCCCTGGCTGCTCAACGTGAACATTCCGAACATGCCGTTCGATGCGCTGCGGCCCCTGCGGCTGTGCCGGCTGGGCCGCCGCCACGCGGCCGAGCGCGTCATCGAGCAGCAGAGCCCGCGCGGCGAGGTCATGTACTGGATCGGCGGCGCGGGCGCTGCCAAGGACGATGCCGAGGGCACGGATTTCCATGCCACGGCCCAGGGCCATGTGGCCATCACTCCGTTGAAGGTGGACCTGACCGACCACGAAGGCCTGGGCTACTGGACGCAGACCGCGGCGCGCCTGGTGCCGTCCGAATCCACCGCACCCGCGCCGGCGCAAGCCCGATGACCCAGCGCCGCCCCGGCTTTCCGGCCCGCATCGATCGCCCTGCGGGGGCTGGGCCTCGGCCGCCATCCCAGCCCGCGCCGCGCCGCGATGCCCCGATGCCGCAGGGCGTCGGGCTCGATTCGGCCGCCGTGCGCGCGCGCATGGTGCAGCGCCTGGCGGCCTCGGGCATCGCATCGCCCGCCGTGCTGCAGGCCATGGGCTCGGTGGAGCGCCACCGCTTCGTGGACACGGCCCTCGTCAACCAGGCCTATGAAGACACCAGCCTCCCCATCGGGCTGGGACAGACCATCTCCAAGCCGAGCATCGTGGCCCGCATGACGGAGCTGCTGCTGGGCGCGGAAGGCGCGCGCGCCGCCGGGCTGGGACGCGTGCTGGAGATCGGCACGGGCTGCGGCTACCAGGCCGCGGTGCTCGGGCGCGTGGCCCGCGAGGTGTACACCATCGAACGTTTGCGCGCGTTGCACGAGAAGGCGCGCGACAACCTGCGTCCCTGGCGCCTCGCGAACGTGCACCTCATCTTCGGCGACGGCACGGTGGGCTATGCGAAGGGCGCGCCGTATGCGGCCATCATCGCCGCGGCAGGCGGCGAGACCCTCCCTCAGGCGTGGATCGATCAACTGGCCGTGGGTGGCCGCCTCGTGGCGCCCATGGTGGGCGCCGGCGGCCACCAGGTGTTGCTGGTCATCGACAAAACGATGCACGGATTGAAACAGAACGTTTTGGAGGCCGTTCATTTTGTCCCCCTAAAATCGGGGATTGCCTGAAGGGATTTGCTTATGTTGGTTACGCGTGGTCTTGTTGGTTGGGGTTCGGTGGCGCTGGCAGCCTTGGTGCTGACGGGTTGCGGTACCCGCGTCAACAGGGCACCGGTGGAAGATCGTGGCACGTCCGCTTCCACATCCGCCTCCCAGCCCGGCATGGTGGTCGCGCCTGCGGCCAAGCCACTGCCCGGCGCTGAAAACGCTGGCAAACCCGGCTACTACACGGTCAAGCCGGGAGATACCCTGATTCGCATCGGCCTGGAAAACGGCCAAAGCTGGAAGGACATCGCCCGCTGGAACAACCTGGACAACGCCAACCTCATCGAGGTCGGCCAGGTGCTTCGCGTGGCCGCGCCGTCGGCCACGCCGGCGCCGTCGGTGGCCGGCGATACCGGCGTGGTCACCCGCCCAGTCACTTCGTCGGCCATCGCACCGTCCACCCCCGCCAGCGGCGCCAAGCCGGGGGCATCGGCCCCTGTGGTGGCCGCCACGCCAGCCCCCGCACCTGTCTCGACGGGCGGCGAAGACGACATGGCGTTCATCTGGCCCTCGTCGGGTTCGCTGGTGGCGGGCTTCGACGAGGCGCGCAACAAGGGCTACGACATCGGCGGCAAGGCGGGCGACCCCGTGCTCGCTTCTGCGGATGGCCGGGTCGTCTATGCCGGTGCCGGCCTGCGCGGCTACGGCAACCTCGTGATCCTCAAGCACAACAACACCTACCTGACGGCCTACGCCCACAACCAGACCCTGCTGGTGAAGGAAGACCAGACGGTGCGCCGCGGCCAGAAGATCGCCGAAATGGGCAGCTCCGACACCGACCGGGTGAAGCTGCACTTCGAGATCCGCCGCCAGGGCAAGCCGGTCGATCCGTCCCGCTACCTGCCGGCGCGTTGAGCACGCTGCCGTCCGGCCCTGGCACGCTCCCTGAGGGCGATGCCAGCACCGAAGACCTGGAAGACGGGGGCGATGCCTCGCAGGAGGTTCGCCAGTTTTCCATCGGCGAGTTGCAGCACGGCGAGCGCCTGGACCGGGCGCTGGCCGAGCAGGTGCCCGAGTTCTCGCGCAGCTATCTGCAGCAACTGCTGGCGCAGGGCGGTGTTCTGCTCAACGGGCAGGCCGCGGCCAAGCCTGCTGCCCGCGTCAAGGCGGGCGATGTGGTCTCGGTCGAATTGCGGCCCACCCAGCAGAGCCAGGCGTTCCGGCCCGAGTCCATGCCCATCGACGTGGTGTTCGAGGATGCGCACCTGCTGGTCATCCACAAGCCTGCGGGGCTCGTCGTTCACCCGGCGCCTGGCAACTGGAGCGGCACGCTGCTCAATGGTCTGCTGGCACGCGACCCCAAGGCGCTGCTGGTGCCCCGCGCCGGCATCGTCCACCGGCTCGACAAGGACACGAGCGGCCTGATGGTCGTCGCGCGTGAGCGGGGCGTCATGGATGCCCTGGTGCGCATGATCGCCGCCCGCGAAGTCAGCCGGCAGTACCTCGCCATCGGCCATCGCCCCTGGAGCGGGCCGGAGCAGCGCATGGTCGAGGGGAGCATCGGCCGCGACCCGCGCAACCGGCTGCGCATGGCCGTGGTGGACCTAGCCACGCAATCGGGCAAGCCCGCGCGCACGGACATCGCCTTGCTCGACAGCGTCGATCCGGTGTGCTTCGTGCGCTGCACGCTGCATACGGGGCGCACGCACCAGATCCGGGTGCACATGGCCTCGCTTCGCCATCCCCTGGTGGGCGATGCCTTGTACGGGGGAGAGGCAGCGGGGGGGCTGTCGCGCCAAGCACTGCACGCTTACCGGCTGGCCTTTGCCCATCCCGTGACGGGGCAGCCGATGGAGTTCCATGCCCCTCTACCGCCGGACATGGAAAACGCCTTGGATTTTTGGGGCCTGCGCTACAATCGCGCCTAGCGGCTGCACCAGCCGACTCGCCCGCATGGACACACTGCAGGGCTGGGAACAGCACCAAGGTCTTTGCGTGCGGTCCCG encodes:
- a CDS encoding GGDEF domain-containing protein, which gives rise to MADRPPSEIARETLKQLATRRLAPTPDNYQALYDEIAGNPSAPAFPDGPLRHILRVLPGQTPAQKRLLGLFESAIDHSDWAQLQSVLVGYANLGLANVAAAPAVSAAEPSVATHLPEDLTEQLARLIDNTLPALGEDDARVHELAAQLTNFLRQPSPPVSTFGLMLNNFSYRLSFATEDQAAIRSSLLELLHMLFENIAVLSQDDRWLQGQVEALMAASKPPLTLRRLDDVQRRLKDVIFKQTEAKERTVQAQEQMKELLATFIERLVQISASSSTYHDKMEDCAERIGQANSLQEITPLLEEVMSATRAMALDSRVARDELQDLRARSDAGHAEIAKLQEELDRASAQARHDPLTGSLNRKGLDEVMEREIARATRNGSPLCVALLDVDNFKLINDRLGHTAGDEALVHLAGVTREVMRPQDMLARYGGEEFVLVLPDTDLDQGVEAMKRLQRELTTRYFLKDREKVLITFSAGVAQLAEQEGSTEAIRRADQGMYLAKRAGKNRVMAA
- a CDS encoding RluA family pseudouridine synthase, which translates into the protein MSTLPSGPGTLPEGDASTEDLEDGGDASQEVRQFSIGELQHGERLDRALAEQVPEFSRSYLQQLLAQGGVLLNGQAAAKPAARVKAGDVVSVELRPTQQSQAFRPESMPIDVVFEDAHLLVIHKPAGLVVHPAPGNWSGTLLNGLLARDPKALLVPRAGIVHRLDKDTSGLMVVARERGVMDALVRMIAAREVSRQYLAIGHRPWSGPEQRMVEGSIGRDPRNRLRMAVVDLATQSGKPARTDIALLDSVDPVCFVRCTLHTGRTHQIRVHMASLRHPLVGDALYGGEAAGGLSRQALHAYRLAFAHPVTGQPMEFHAPLPPDMENALDFWGLRYNRA
- the surE gene encoding 5'/3'-nucleotidase SurE; protein product: MKILISNDDGYQAPGIVALHDALKTIADVEVVAPEHNNSAKSNALTLHSPLYVHQAANGFRYVNGTPADCVHIALTGLLGYRPDLVVSGINNGANMGDDTIYSGTVGAAMEGYLFGIPAIAFSQVDKGWGEIESAARKAREIVEQMQAQNLVGEAPWLLNVNIPNMPFDALRPLRLCRLGRRHAAERVIEQQSPRGEVMYWIGGAGAAKDDAEGTDFHATAQGHVAITPLKVDLTDHEGLGYWTQTAARLVPSESTAPAPAQAR
- a CDS encoding peptidoglycan DD-metalloendopeptidase family protein — encoded protein: MLVTRGLVGWGSVALAALVLTGCGTRVNRAPVEDRGTSASTSASQPGMVVAPAAKPLPGAENAGKPGYYTVKPGDTLIRIGLENGQSWKDIARWNNLDNANLIEVGQVLRVAAPSATPAPSVAGDTGVVTRPVTSSAIAPSTPASGAKPGASAPVVAATPAPAPVSTGGEDDMAFIWPSSGSLVAGFDEARNKGYDIGGKAGDPVLASADGRVVYAGAGLRGYGNLVILKHNNTYLTAYAHNQTLLVKEDQTVRRGQKIAEMGSSDTDRVKLHFEIRRQGKPVDPSRYLPAR
- a CDS encoding protein-L-isoaspartate(D-aspartate) O-methyltransferase; translation: MTQRRPGFPARIDRPAGAGPRPPSQPAPRRDAPMPQGVGLDSAAVRARMVQRLAASGIASPAVLQAMGSVERHRFVDTALVNQAYEDTSLPIGLGQTISKPSIVARMTELLLGAEGARAAGLGRVLEIGTGCGYQAAVLGRVAREVYTIERLRALHEKARDNLRPWRLANVHLIFGDGTVGYAKGAPYAAIIAAAGGETLPQAWIDQLAVGGRLVAPMVGAGGHQVLLVIDKTMHGLKQNVLEAVHFVPLKSGIA
- a CDS encoding NADPH:quinone oxidoreductase family protein — encoded protein: MHAWLCTNPTGVDALAWTELPTPAPKAGEVLIAIKAASLNFPDLLIVQNKYQMKPPLPFVPGSEYAGVVEAVGEGVTHLRPGQSVACLTGTGGFGTHAVAPAALCMPLPEGFSHVDAAAFIMIYATSHHALVDRGQLKAGETVLVLGAAGGVGTAAIQIAKKMGARVIAAASTEEKCKLCLSVGADAVINYTEENLREAIKSLTDGKGPDVIYDPVGGDFTEPAFRSIAWRGRYLVVGFASGPIPALPLNLALLKGASIVGVFWGEFSKRERQANAAMMAELAAWYGEGAIKPVIDRTMPMAQLPAAYAHMGSRGVMGKLVMVN